Within Caldanaerobius fijiensis DSM 17918, the genomic segment ACCACTTCCGGCCGGAACTACTTTGACGTTTCCGGGTCCATCTACCATAATATCAAGTATACTTTTTTCCCCCCTTATAACATCCGACAGGTTATATCTAGGGTTTAAACCCATGATGACGTCTACATTTCCTAAGCCTAAATCCGCATCGACGATGACTGTCCGGTAGCCCATTCTGGAAAGAAATATGGCCAGGTTTACTGCGATATTTGATTTGCCAACTCCGCCTTTCCCACTGGTAATGGTCAATAGCCTGGATGATCTCCTCTCTTTGACTTTTCGCCTTAAGCTCTCTGCCTGATCCATAATTAATCTCCTCCCAAAATCTCCTCTACAACCTTCGCCGGATTCAACAGCTCAATATCATCGGGAACGCTTTGACCTGTTGTGACATATGAAAAAGGGGCATCTGTCAAATACCTTGTCTCCAATATACCGCAAAGATTTTCTGCTTCATCTAATTTTGTAAAAATGATCTTATATTTTAAAAAAGAAAATTCCTTAAGAATCCTGGAAATATCAATATATTTAGCTGATGAGTTGATCACCAGGTATACTTCATCTATTTTGACATTTTTAATTAGTTCTCTGAGATTTTGCATCTGATACTGGCTTCGGTGATTTCTTCCCGCTGTATCTATAAATATAATATCTTTATCCTCGAAAGACTTTATAGCAAGAGACAATTCAAAGCTATTGTCAACCACTTTGATAGGCGCACCAATCATATCTGCATAGATTTTGAGCTGTTCAGCGGCAGCAATCCTATAAGTATCAGCCGTTACAAATGCTACGTTTTTATTGTAATTTAACACATAGTTAGCAGCCATTTTGGCAATAGTAGTGGTTTTCCCTACCCCTGTAGGCCCCACAAAAAGCACAACAGTAGGCTTTGAATTCAGCTTTAGCGGTGAGGCAAAACCAATCTTTCTGATGAAATAATTTTTCAAATCGCTCGTATCCTCGCCATTCTTATACATTGCTGAGATTTCCCTTGCTACATTGGGACTGAATCCTTTCTTTAATAAATTATCATATATATTATCATCGGCATCATTCGCACTTTTTTGAACATGTATTTCTCTTTTTATAATCTCTATATCCTTTTTAATGGACCTCAAATTCAAATCATCCTGTTTATTTTCCACCGCAGCTATAACCTCGATTTTAGCCTTTTTGAATAGACCCTTTATGCCCTTTTCTCTGCGCCTCGCTGTGTAAAGGATTATGGCATCCTCCCCCAGCTCAGCTTTTATTTTCATATGTGCCTCAAGCATATCGCTTACAATATATTTTTTTATCATCATGGTACATTCACCTTCCATAGCACATTAATTGCAATTTCAGGCAATAATTCATTGTACGATAATACTGGTAAGTCCCTGAATACGGGTTCAGTGATCTGTCTAACATAGGGTCTTATTACCGGTGATGTGAGAATGACAGGCTGCTGTTCTGCCGAGACAAATTTTTTTAGTCCCTCTGCTATATTATTTACTATAGCATTGATTTTGCCGGGATCCAGTGATAAATAAGACCCCATCTCTGTCTTTTTTATAGAATCGGCAATAAGTTTTTCCAGATTTGGATCCAACGTTATAGCATAGATCTTGTTATCAACTGCATAAATACCTGTAATCGTCCTCTTAAGCGATTGTCTTACATACTCCGTCAACAGGTCTACATCCTTTACGATAGGGCTGTAATCAGCCAACGTCTCTAATATGGTCACCATATCTCTTACGGGTATTCGCTCCCTCAAGAGATTGCACAATACCTTTTGTACGTCTCCCAAAGACATATTTTTAGGTATAAGTTCATCTATCAAGGCATTATTATCCGGCCTAATATTATCTATGAGCTGCTGAACATCCTGTCTTGTCAGTATCTCATGAATATGCCTTTTTAGGACCTCTGTCAGATGCGTTGCTATAACAGATGTAGGATCGACCACGGTATACCCTGACATTTCAGCTTTTTCGATCTGCGATTGACTTATCCAAATAGCTGGAAGCCCAAAGACAGGTTCGACGGTCTTGATGCCCATAATGTCCTCTTTGGCACCTCCTGGATTCATAGCCAAATAACTATCGGGTATGACACTGGCTTTTGCAACGACATTGCCTCGAATCTTTATGGCATACTCGTTGTTACCAAGTTGTATATTATCCCTTAATCTAACCATAGGAATCACAACGCCCAGCTCCAGGGCCAGCTGTCTCCTTATCATAACAACCCTATCGAGGAGATTACCGGCCTGGTTGGCATCAGCAAAAGGTATAAGTCCATATCCAAACTCCAGTTCAATAGGGTCAACTTTCACCAGCGGCAGCACATTTTCAATTTTTTTCATCTCTTCCGCTTCTTTAGCACCTTTTGCTTGCGTTTCCTTCAATTCATTTACCTTATACGACTGTTTTAAAGTATAGCCAAGATAGCCAAAGATACCTGCCATTATAAAATTAGGCAATTTGGGTAATCCTATTAAGCCCATAGCAAACAGAAACGCTGACGCGATCATCAAAATCCTGGGCTGTACAAGCAATTGCTTTAATACATCATTTCCCAGGTTAGAATCAGAAGCAGCCCTGGTCACAATTATACCCGTGGCTGTAGATACGAGAAGTGCAGGTATCTGGGATACAAGCCCGTCTCCCACCGTCAATATGGTATACTTATTAAATACCGCTGCTATGTCCATCCCCGTATTGAAAACGAGACCTATAACTATGCCTCCTATGATATTTATAAGTGTTATAATTATACTGGCTATGGCATCCCCTTTTACAAATTTACTGGCGCCATCCATTGCACCATAAAAATCTGCCTCTCTTTGTATTTCCTGCCTCCTCCTTTTGGCCTCAGCATCATTTATAATCCCGGTATTGAGGTCTGCGTCTATTGCCATCTGTTTCCCAGGCATAGCATCAAGTGTGAACCTGGCGGCTACCTCCGCAACCCTTTCAGCTCCTCTTGTTATAACGATAAACTGTACTACGATGATAATCAGGAACACAATAAGGCCTACGACGATATTCCCTCCTATTACAAAGCTACCAAAGGCCTGTATGACATCTCCGGCATACCCATCCTTCAAGATAAGCCTCGTGCTGGATATATTTAGCGCCAGTCTGAATAAGGTGGTTATAAGCAACAGAGACGGAAATATGGAAAAGTCCAGGGATTTGTTTATAAACATGGTTGTAAGCAATATCATAATTGAAAGCGATATATTAAGCGTTATCATGACGTCCAATACGCGTGGAGGAAGGGGTATTATTATCATCAAAATGACAACAAGTATAATGACGGATACCGCAATATCCCCGTACTTCAAATTTCCATTCAACCTCTCACCTTCTTATCTCTATTTATACTATAGACAAACGCCAGCACTTCTGCAACCGCATAGTATAGCTCTTCCGGTATCATGTCGCCCACATCTACCATATTGTACAGATTTCTGGCGAGTTCTCTGTTTTCCACAATGGGCACATGATTTTTTTGGGCTTCTTCCTTTATCCTCTGGGCTAAAAAGTCCACACCTTTTGCTACCACTACAGGTGCGCTGGCCACTGAAATATCGTACTTAAGAGCTACAGCATAATGGGTAGGATTGGTTATCACTACATCCGCCTTTGGCACCTCACTCATCATCCTCTTTAATGCCATTTTGCGCTGTTTTTCCCTTATCTTAGATTTTATTTGAGGATTACCTTCCATTTCCTTTATTTCATCTTTTATTTCCTGTTTCGTCATCTTGATGCTGCGTTCAAAATCCCACCATTGATAAAGATAATCTAAAACAGATATGGCTAGAATCAGCATACCAGATTTTAGACCTATATCTACTAATGCTCTCATAAGGTAATTCATGATGTCTATTACGCTCATATCTAAGAGCTGTGGCAGCTTATTTATCTGTAACCTGATAGTACTGTAAAGCATATAACCTATCAAGGTGGTCTTCAACAAAGCCTTAATAAGCTCCACTATTCCCCTCATAGAAAAAATCCTCTTAAAACCTTCCACAGGGTTAATCCTCTCCAATTTAAATCCCAGGGTCTCACCTGTAAACACAAAACCTACCTGTCCATAGGTAAGCAGAAGACCTGTGGCAGCAATCAATATGATTATAGGCACAACGATCTTTGCTACCGCCCCCAGGATGAAGGTAAAAAATTTTTGTAAGTTAGCTACTGTATACAGGTCATGGCTATTGACTATGTATGTCGTAAGTATATCTTTTATAAAATTCTCTGTGGTCACCAATATGAACGGCAACATGGCATTTATAGCCAGTATTGATACAAGAATTATGGCCGCTGCCGTTAAATCTTTACTTTGAAATACCTGCCCTTTTTTCTTTACCTCGTGCCTCTTTTTCGGGGTGGCCTTTTCCGTTCTTTCTTCTGCAAATAATTGAAGTTTCACCGCATCAGCCTCATCATCTGAAGATTATTATAGTCTATGCTATTGAAAAGCACATCGAGCAACACGAGAAACATAGGTAGCATAAGCATTACCACCCCAAAACCTATAAGTATCTTTACAGGCATTCCATTTATAAATACGTTTAATTGAGGTACCGCTCTGGACAACAGGGCAAGGCTTACATCTGTTAAAAATATGGCTATCAAAACAGGGGCACTTATCTTGATTCCCAGTACAAACATCTCGCCAAAAACTTCTACCAGTTTTTTTATCATAGAGCCACTGACTGTCATCCCGTTGACGGGAACAAACTTATAACTTGTCACTACAGCCTCTATGAGCCTATGATGGCCATTGATCACCAGATAAACCATGAGAGATAAATAAAATACAAAATTCCCCATCAGCGGCCTGGGAGCCTGTGTAAAAGGGTCAAATACGTTGACTATACCAAATCCCAATTCCAGATCCATGATCTCTCCTGCCACATAGAGGGCATCAAACAACATCTCACTTACAAGCCCCAGTGCCATCCCGACAATAAATTCCTTAGCAATTATAAGCGAAAATGCCACAACATCATCTACAGGTTCAATGGTTATAGGAACTGACTGGCTTACAATATAAGCCAGCGAGGCAACAAGTCCCGCTTTTATGTACACAGGAATAATTTTTGAGCTGAAAAATGGCGCAAAGACAAAAAGGCCTGAAATTCTAACCAGGATATAAACGTACTTTAAGACCGCAGGCATAATCATCTTATATACCTCTGTATATTGAGTAAGAGGTCTTCAGTAAAATTTTTCATTACTGTCATCATCCACGGGCCAAAGATCAACAATACGATGGCCACAATAGCGATTTTAGGTATAAATGTTAAACTCTGCTCCTGTATCTGCGTCGTGGCCTGAAATATGCTGATAATTAAACCCACAAGCATAGACAATAGCATTATAGGACCTCCAATTAACAAGGCCGTGTACAATGCTTTTCTGGCTAGATCGATAACCGTAGCTTGATCCACTTACACCACCTCACCTAAAGCCAATGACAATAGATTTAACCACAAGATTCCAACCATCAACCATTATGAACAGCAGTAGTTTAAAAGGCAGCGATATAAGCACAGGTGGAAGCATAAACATACCCATCGACATTAATATACTGGATACTACTATATCTATCACCAGGAATGGAATATAAAGTATAAATCCGATTTCAAAAGCCGTCTTTAATTCGCTGATAATAAATGCAGGGATTAAAGCGGTGTTTGGTACCTGATCCAGCGAAGATGCCTTCTGACCTTTTATATTCATAAAAAGAGCCAGGTCGCTTTTACGCGTCTGCTTAAACATAAACTGCCGTA encodes:
- the flhB gene encoding flagellar biosynthesis protein FlhB gives rise to the protein MKLQLFAEERTEKATPKKRHEVKKKGQVFQSKDLTAAAIILVSILAINAMLPFILVTTENFIKDILTTYIVNSHDLYTVANLQKFFTFILGAVAKIVVPIIILIAATGLLLTYGQVGFVFTGETLGFKLERINPVEGFKRIFSMRGIVELIKALLKTTLIGYMLYSTIRLQINKLPQLLDMSVIDIMNYLMRALVDIGLKSGMLILAISVLDYLYQWWDFERSIKMTKQEIKDEIKEMEGNPQIKSKIREKQRKMALKRMMSEVPKADVVITNPTHYAVALKYDISVASAPVVVAKGVDFLAQRIKEEAQKNHVPIVENRELARNLYNMVDVGDMIPEELYYAVAEVLAFVYSINRDKKVRG
- the fliQ gene encoding flagellar biosynthesis protein FliQ, which translates into the protein MDQATVIDLARKALYTALLIGGPIMLLSMLVGLIISIFQATTQIQEQSLTFIPKIAIVAIVLLIFGPWMMTVMKNFTEDLLLNIQRYIR
- the flhA gene encoding flagellar biosynthesis protein FlhA, whose protein sequence is MKYGDIAVSVIILVVILMIIIPLPPRVLDVMITLNISLSIMILLTTMFINKSLDFSIFPSLLLITTLFRLALNISSTRLILKDGYAGDVIQAFGSFVIGGNIVVGLIVFLIIIVVQFIVITRGAERVAEVAARFTLDAMPGKQMAIDADLNTGIINDAEAKRRRQEIQREADFYGAMDGASKFVKGDAIASIIITLINIIGGIVIGLVFNTGMDIAAVFNKYTILTVGDGLVSQIPALLVSTATGIIVTRAASDSNLGNDVLKQLLVQPRILMIASAFLFAMGLIGLPKLPNFIMAGIFGYLGYTLKQSYKVNELKETQAKGAKEAEEMKKIENVLPLVKVDPIELEFGYGLIPFADANQAGNLLDRVVMIRRQLALELGVVIPMVRLRDNIQLGNNEYAIKIRGNVVAKASVIPDSYLAMNPGGAKEDIMGIKTVEPVFGLPAIWISQSQIEKAEMSGYTVVDPTSVIATHLTEVLKRHIHEILTRQDVQQLIDNIRPDNNALIDELIPKNMSLGDVQKVLCNLLRERIPVRDMVTILETLADYSPIVKDVDLLTEYVRQSLKRTITGIYAVDNKIYAITLDPNLEKLIADSIKKTEMGSYLSLDPGKINAIVNNIAEGLKKFVSAEQQPVILTSPVIRPYVRQITEPVFRDLPVLSYNELLPEIAINVLWKVNVP
- a CDS encoding flagellar biosynthesis protein FlhF, producing the protein MMIKKYIVSDMLEAHMKIKAELGEDAIILYTARRREKGIKGLFKKAKIEVIAAVENKQDDLNLRSIKKDIEIIKREIHVQKSANDADDNIYDNLLKKGFSPNVAREISAMYKNGEDTSDLKNYFIRKIGFASPLKLNSKPTVVLFVGPTGVGKTTTIAKMAANYVLNYNKNVAFVTADTYRIAAAEQLKIYADMIGAPIKVVDNSFELSLAIKSFEDKDIIFIDTAGRNHRSQYQMQNLRELIKNVKIDEVYLVINSSAKYIDISRILKEFSFLKYKIIFTKLDEAENLCGILETRYLTDAPFSYVTTGQSVPDDIELLNPAKVVEEILGGD
- the fliR gene encoding flagellar biosynthetic protein FliR: MIMPAVLKYVYILVRISGLFVFAPFFSSKIIPVYIKAGLVASLAYIVSQSVPITIEPVDDVVAFSLIIAKEFIVGMALGLVSEMLFDALYVAGEIMDLELGFGIVNVFDPFTQAPRPLMGNFVFYLSLMVYLVINGHHRLIEAVVTSYKFVPVNGMTVSGSMIKKLVEVFGEMFVLGIKISAPVLIAIFLTDVSLALLSRAVPQLNVFINGMPVKILIGFGVVMLMLPMFLVLLDVLFNSIDYNNLQMMRLMR